One Flavobacterium sp. 90 DNA segment encodes these proteins:
- a CDS encoding AAA family ATPase, whose product MGKIIAIANQKGGVGKTTTSVNLAASLGVLEKKVLLIDADPQANATSGLGIDVESVELGTYQILEHTITPKEAILKCSAPNVDVIPAHIDLVAIEIELVDKENREYMLKKALEEAKEEYDFIIIDCAPSLGLLTLNALTAADSVVIPIQCEYFALEGLGKLLNTIKSIQKIHNPDLDIEGLLLTMYDSRLRLSNQVVEEVQKHFNDMVFDTVIQRNVKLSEAPSFGESIINYDATSKGAVNYINLAQEIIKKNSK is encoded by the coding sequence ATGGGCAAAATCATTGCGATTGCTAATCAAAAAGGAGGCGTTGGAAAAACGACAACATCTGTAAATCTTGCAGCCTCATTAGGTGTTTTAGAGAAAAAAGTATTATTGATCGATGCTGATCCTCAGGCTAATGCTACATCTGGCCTTGGGATTGACGTAGAATCTGTTGAACTTGGAACTTACCAAATTCTTGAACATACAATAACGCCAAAAGAAGCCATTTTAAAATGTTCAGCGCCAAATGTTGATGTGATCCCTGCTCACATTGACCTTGTTGCGATCGAAATCGAATTGGTTGACAAAGAAAACCGTGAGTATATGCTTAAAAAAGCATTAGAAGAAGCAAAAGAAGAATATGATTTCATCATTATCGACTGTGCGCCTTCATTAGGTTTATTAACCTTGAATGCTTTGACTGCGGCTGATTCTGTAGTTATTCCAATTCAATGTGAATATTTTGCACTTGAAGGTCTTGGAAAATTATTGAACACTATTAAAAGTATTCAAAAAATACACAATCCTGATCTTGATATTGAAGGATTATTGCTAACGATGTACGATTCAAGATTGCGTTTATCAAATCAGGTTGTTGAAGAGGTTCAAAAACACTTTAACGATATGGTTTTTGATACCGTAATTCAACGAAATGTAAAATTGAGTGAAGCTCCAAGTTTTGGTGAAAGCATCATTAACTATGACGCAACCAGCAAAGGAGCAGTTAATTACATTAATTTAGCTCAGGAAATTATAAAGAAAAACAGCAAATAG
- a CDS encoding septal ring lytic transglycosylase RlpA family protein — protein sequence MKKILLYLLFLVSTITTAQKSSELIAENSKTDTLQLYKKNAHASYYHDKFNGRKTASGVRFDNDKLTAAHKKFPFGTKLKITNEKNNKSVIVKVTDRGPFIKGREIDLSKKAFMDIASNKQSGLEYVTIEILTN from the coding sequence ATGAAAAAAATATTACTGTATCTTCTATTTCTTGTTTCAACAATAACAACTGCTCAAAAAAGTTCTGAACTTATAGCTGAAAATTCAAAAACCGATACTCTTCAATTATACAAGAAAAATGCACATGCCTCTTATTATCATGATAAATTTAACGGAAGAAAAACAGCAAGTGGCGTAAGATTCGACAACGATAAACTGACTGCCGCTCACAAAAAATTCCCTTTTGGAACAAAACTAAAAATCACAAACGAGAAAAATAATAAATCCGTCATTGTAAAAGTTACTGACAGAGGTCCTTTTATAAAAGGAAGAGAAATTGATTTAAGCAAAAAAGCTTTTATGGATATTGCTTCAAATAAACAAAGCGGATTAGAGTATGTAACTATTGAAATTTTGACAAATTAA
- the trxB gene encoding thioredoxin-disulfide reductase: MSDTIEKIKCLIIGSGPAGYTAAIYAARANMNPVLYQGMQPGGQLTTTNEVENFPGYVDGVTGPEMMIQLQEQAKRFGADIRDGWATKVDFSGDIHKVWINDTIELHCETVIISTGASAKYLGLPSEQHYLQMGGGVSACAVCDGFFYRNQEVVIVGAGDSACEEAHYLSKLCKKVTMLVRSEKFRASKIMEDRVRKTENIEILMNHDTVEVLGDENVVHAIKAKNKTTGEVFDIPATGFFVAIGHKPNTDIFKEYITLDETGYIINTPGTSNTNVPGVFVAGDAADHVYRQAITAAGTGCMAALDAERYLASKE, translated from the coding sequence ATGTCAGATACAATCGAAAAAATTAAATGCCTAATTATTGGTTCTGGTCCTGCAGGATATACTGCGGCTATTTATGCTGCCAGAGCAAATATGAATCCAGTATTATATCAAGGAATGCAGCCTGGAGGTCAGTTGACTACAACTAATGAAGTAGAAAATTTCCCTGGTTATGTTGATGGAGTTACAGGACCTGAAATGATGATTCAGTTACAAGAACAAGCAAAACGCTTTGGTGCTGATATTCGTGATGGTTGGGCTACTAAAGTTGATTTTTCAGGTGATATTCATAAAGTTTGGATTAACGATACAATCGAATTGCACTGTGAAACCGTTATAATTTCTACAGGAGCATCAGCAAAATATTTAGGATTACCATCAGAACAACATTATTTACAAATGGGAGGCGGAGTTTCTGCTTGTGCCGTTTGCGACGGATTTTTCTACCGCAATCAGGAAGTTGTAATTGTTGGAGCAGGAGATTCAGCTTGTGAAGAAGCGCATTACTTATCTAAACTTTGTAAAAAAGTAACAATGCTGGTAAGAAGTGAGAAATTCAGAGCTTCTAAAATCATGGAAGACCGCGTTCGTAAAACCGAAAACATCGAGATTTTAATGAATCACGATACAGTAGAAGTTTTAGGAGATGAGAATGTTGTTCATGCAATCAAAGCAAAAAACAAAACAACAGGTGAAGTTTTTGATATTCCTGCAACAGGATTTTTCGTTGCAATTGGTCATAAACCAAATACAGATATCTTCAAAGAGTATATTACGCTTGACGAAACTGGTTATATCATAAATACTCCGGGAACTTCTAATACAAATGTACCAGGTGTTTTTGTTGCCGGTGATGCTGCAGATCATGTGTACCGTCAGGCAATTACTGCTGCAGGTACAGGATGTATGGCTGCACTTGACGCCGAAAGATATTTGGCTTCAAAAGAGTAA